Proteins encoded in a region of the Sphingopyxis sp. OAS728 genome:
- a CDS encoding TonB-dependent receptor, with product MTKWVVALMASAAWLPNAVQAQEAPGGAEEAGETRPGDIIVTAQRYEQRLQDVPLSISAIGAEELQKRGATSLADLQYSVPGLSIYEFGTGKQAVQIRGISTSIGSTTVAVYYDETPLSLDTTGDAFMVRAIDLERIEVLRGPQATLYGNGSMGGTIRYIPAAPKLDAVSGSASAEYNETRHGGAGYRAIGVINLPLATDVAGVRLAAAYERTGGFIDNVATGEKDINRTDIYTVRGSLLVQPTDALSISLMGLYQKSDQPSQDIGIDNETVMAVPSPLRDRYTLIQGKLGYDLGFAELSASGSYIDRRNFTQFDLSALFVPLIGALGFPPGFITEVPTEATTDFNMWNGEVRLSSQNEGPFGWQVGVARSDLKVHQFGGTDTAPGTLPFALVASDDARRSRSWTIYGEASYAITPELRATAGLRWFSENKQRIINATNFGLTSLDSGDKTFRTLNPRFNLSYDFTPDSMVYVNVAKGFRSGGFNQTSAGGGVIPVPPTYKPDAIWTYELGTKHALMNNRLVLDASVYRSEWSNVQSNNFAPGNIITIVNNSGHVSGWGVDLSATARPTDDLTLSATYGWNNLKYDEATADKIVGDPVDAAVRESWSASADWRPALSDGVDGIFRIDYQHAGKGQFTLRNLTPPLIVPRPKRDLVNLRVGAAFGPVEVTLFANNLFNEDAPIVVGPFGLILEDVEQRPRVIGISASAHF from the coding sequence ATGACGAAATGGGTAGTGGCCCTTATGGCCAGCGCGGCATGGTTGCCAAACGCGGTACAAGCGCAGGAGGCCCCCGGCGGCGCCGAGGAAGCCGGCGAGACCCGGCCCGGCGACATCATCGTCACCGCGCAGCGTTACGAACAGCGGCTGCAGGACGTCCCGCTCTCGATCAGCGCCATCGGCGCGGAAGAGCTTCAGAAACGGGGCGCGACTTCGCTGGCCGACCTGCAATATTCGGTCCCCGGCCTGTCGATCTATGAATTCGGCACCGGAAAACAGGCCGTCCAGATCCGCGGCATCTCGACCTCGATCGGGTCGACCACCGTCGCCGTCTATTATGACGAGACGCCGCTGTCGCTCGACACGACGGGCGATGCCTTCATGGTTCGCGCGATCGACCTCGAACGCATCGAGGTGCTGCGCGGACCGCAAGCGACGCTGTACGGCAATGGTTCGATGGGGGGCACGATCCGCTATATTCCCGCCGCGCCCAAGCTCGATGCCGTCAGCGGCTCGGCAAGCGCCGAATATAACGAGACGCGCCACGGCGGCGCGGGATACCGAGCGATCGGCGTGATCAACCTGCCGCTGGCGACCGATGTCGCAGGCGTGCGCCTCGCGGCCGCCTATGAACGCACCGGCGGTTTCATCGACAATGTCGCAACGGGCGAAAAGGACATCAATCGCACCGACATCTATACGGTGCGCGGCAGCCTGCTCGTCCAGCCGACCGACGCGCTGTCGATCTCGCTGATGGGCCTCTATCAGAAATCGGATCAGCCGAGCCAGGACATCGGCATCGACAATGAAACCGTCATGGCCGTCCCGTCGCCGCTTCGCGACCGCTATACGCTGATCCAGGGCAAGCTGGGCTACGACCTCGGCTTTGCCGAACTCAGCGCCTCGGGCAGCTATATCGATCGCCGCAACTTCACCCAGTTCGACCTGTCGGCCCTGTTCGTGCCGCTTATCGGTGCGCTTGGCTTCCCGCCGGGTTTCATTACCGAGGTTCCGACAGAGGCCACCACCGATTTCAACATGTGGAATGGCGAAGTCCGGCTGAGTTCACAGAACGAAGGCCCGTTCGGCTGGCAGGTCGGCGTCGCGCGTAGCGACCTCAAGGTCCATCAGTTCGGCGGCACCGATACGGCGCCGGGCACATTACCCTTCGCGCTCGTCGCCAGCGACGACGCGCGCCGCAGCCGGTCGTGGACGATTTATGGCGAGGCAAGCTACGCCATCACGCCCGAGCTCCGCGCGACCGCAGGCCTGCGCTGGTTCAGCGAAAACAAGCAGCGCATCATCAACGCCACCAACTTCGGCCTGACCTCGCTCGACAGCGGCGACAAGACTTTTCGGACGCTCAACCCGCGGTTCAACCTCAGCTATGATTTCACCCCGGACTCGATGGTCTATGTGAACGTCGCCAAGGGGTTCCGCAGCGGCGGCTTCAACCAGACCTCGGCCGGCGGCGGCGTCATTCCGGTTCCGCCGACCTACAAGCCCGACGCCATCTGGACCTATGAACTCGGCACCAAGCATGCGCTGATGAACAACCGACTGGTGCTCGACGCGAGCGTCTATCGCAGCGAATGGTCGAATGTTCAGTCGAACAATTTCGCGCCCGGCAATATCATCACCATCGTGAACAATTCGGGCCATGTCTCGGGCTGGGGCGTCGACCTGTCGGCCACCGCACGCCCGACGGACGACCTGACGCTGAGCGCAACCTATGGCTGGAACAACCTGAAATATGACGAGGCCACCGCCGACAAGATTGTGGGCGATCCGGTCGACGCCGCGGTGCGCGAGAGCTGGTCGGCCTCGGCCGACTGGCGTCCCGCCCTGTCCGACGGCGTCGACGGCATCTTCCGCATCGATTATCAGCATGCCGGCAAGGGCCAGTTCACGCTGCGCAACCTGACTCCGCCGCTGATCGTTCCGCGGCCGAAGCGCGACCTTGTAAACCTGCGCGTTGGCGCGGCGTTCGGCCCCGTCGAGGTCACGCTGTTTGCGAACAATCTGTTCAACGAAGACGCGCCGATCGTCGTCGGGCCGTTCGGCCTGATCCTCGAGGATGTCGAACAGCGTCCGCGCGTGATCGGCATCAGCGCGAGCGCGCACTTTTGA
- a CDS encoding prolyl oligopeptidase family serine peptidase: MTAPLSYPQTEQRPETVAFGAVRYNDPYRWLEEDRDPAVAEWQRAQDALTQDYLAALPAAQDFARRIAEIGETDDVTIPMFAGGRWFRRYVPEDRDLAVVDICDNPAGPGRRLIDLNAMRTDEPLSIGNFIPSPDGRKAIFTWTAGGREEPDLRVIDIDTGEALVDGVPHRKPQNFAWLPDSSGFIYLALDAALAGEPSLYRVDLGDPSAVRAEDVRVDHPVARPILCADRRHIVLAVDHLAPRLDYILDTQSNAGWQPFLKGVPGIFRGDILGDNFLAITDDGAPRGRLVAIPLATPTQRETWKEIIPPSDNVLAFVMVTGDRAVLLDWVDTYSRLRVIGWTGEIEGEITLPAHGMVNSFGTNMVLPTMIDPMARGADGEVLFIFSAFGQSAALYGANLDTHRARQLTAPRATLDVQTLDLEASSADGARVLYHVVARAGLDLTKPQPTVITGYGGFNVSVAPGWMGAQWAAWMAAGGVVALAHLRGGGEHGTPWFEQGRMKLKQNSFNDVHAIAEDLIARGISASDRIGVTGGSNGGVMASAVAVQRPDLYRASVPVVPITDVLGRVRDPVTMVSSLDYGDPADPVMAEVINSWSPYQNIRDSIAYPALLIDCGANDPRCPPWHGRKFAARVQQATTGDWPVLLRVRADAGHGSVGRAQKERMSADILAFFAHQLGLENDTGR; this comes from the coding sequence GCGCCCCGAGACGGTCGCGTTCGGCGCGGTGCGCTACAACGACCCCTATCGCTGGCTCGAAGAAGACCGCGATCCGGCGGTGGCCGAATGGCAGCGGGCGCAGGATGCGCTGACACAGGACTATCTTGCGGCCCTGCCTGCGGCGCAGGATTTCGCGCGGAGGATCGCGGAGATCGGCGAAACCGACGATGTGACGATTCCGATGTTTGCAGGCGGGCGCTGGTTCCGGCGCTATGTCCCCGAGGATCGGGATCTGGCCGTCGTCGACATATGCGACAATCCCGCCGGACCGGGGCGCCGCCTGATCGACCTCAACGCGATGCGGACCGACGAACCGCTCAGCATCGGCAACTTCATTCCCTCTCCCGACGGGCGCAAGGCGATCTTCACTTGGACGGCGGGTGGGCGCGAAGAACCCGACCTGCGCGTGATCGACATCGATACGGGCGAGGCGCTGGTCGACGGTGTTCCGCACCGCAAACCCCAGAACTTCGCCTGGCTCCCCGACAGCAGCGGCTTCATCTACCTTGCACTTGACGCCGCGCTGGCCGGGGAGCCGTCGCTCTATCGCGTCGATCTGGGCGATCCGTCGGCGGTGAGGGCCGAAGATGTACGCGTCGATCACCCGGTCGCGCGGCCGATCCTGTGCGCCGACCGCCGCCATATCGTGCTGGCGGTCGACCATCTCGCGCCGCGCCTCGACTATATCCTCGACACGCAGAGCAATGCGGGTTGGCAACCTTTCCTGAAGGGCGTGCCCGGAATCTTTCGCGGCGACATATTGGGCGACAATTTCCTCGCCATCACCGACGATGGCGCGCCGCGCGGACGGCTCGTCGCGATCCCGCTCGCGACCCCGACGCAGCGCGAAACCTGGAAGGAAATCATTCCTCCGTCGGACAATGTGCTGGCGTTCGTGATGGTCACCGGCGACCGCGCAGTGCTGCTCGACTGGGTCGACACCTATTCGCGCCTGCGGGTGATCGGCTGGACTGGCGAAATCGAGGGCGAAATCACCCTCCCCGCACACGGCATGGTGAACAGCTTCGGCACGAATATGGTGCTGCCGACGATGATCGATCCGATGGCACGCGGTGCCGACGGCGAAGTCCTCTTCATTTTCTCGGCCTTCGGGCAGTCCGCCGCGCTGTACGGCGCGAACCTCGACACGCATCGGGCGCGACAATTGACGGCGCCGCGCGCGACGCTCGACGTGCAGACGCTCGACCTCGAAGCCAGCAGCGCGGACGGCGCGCGCGTCCTCTATCATGTCGTCGCACGCGCCGGGCTCGACCTGACGAAGCCGCAACCGACCGTGATTACCGGCTATGGCGGTTTCAATGTGTCGGTTGCACCCGGATGGATGGGCGCGCAATGGGCTGCATGGATGGCTGCCGGCGGCGTCGTGGCGCTCGCGCACCTGCGCGGCGGCGGCGAGCATGGGACGCCCTGGTTCGAACAGGGGCGAATGAAGCTGAAACAGAACAGCTTCAACGACGTCCATGCGATCGCCGAAGACCTGATCGCGCGCGGGATCAGCGCCAGCGACCGGATCGGCGTCACGGGCGGGTCGAACGGCGGGGTGATGGCGTCGGCGGTCGCGGTTCAGCGTCCCGACCTCTACCGCGCCAGCGTTCCGGTCGTCCCGATCACCGATGTGCTGGGACGCGTTCGCGACCCGGTGACGATGGTGTCCTCGCTCGACTATGGCGACCCGGCCGATCCGGTGATGGCAGAGGTCATCAACAGCTGGTCGCCCTATCAGAACATCCGCGACAGCATCGCCTACCCCGCCCTGCTCATCGATTGCGGCGCGAACGATCCGCGCTGCCCGCCTTGGCATGGCCGCAAATTTGCGGCGCGCGTGCAGCAGGCAACGACCGGCGACTGGCCCGTGCTGCTCCGTGTCCGCGCCGACGCCGGGCATGGCTCGGTCGGGCGGGCGCAAAAAGAGCGCATGTCCGCCGATATTCTGGCCTTCTTCGCCCATCAACTCGGGCTCGAAAACGATACCGGTCGATGA
- a CDS encoding MFS transporter — protein MTSPVLSEPLAMNRESADGCPSGAGERAPAASWYALGVLIATTLFAFVDRQIINLVAPSFQRDLGITDLELGIIQGLGLAAFASLAAYPIGWLSDRYGRRLVLGCCIMVWSISTAACAFQTNFTGIFAATAGIAIGEAALTPVIFSMLPDLFPERQRNTANFIFFAVALLGVAIGLGLGGVTLDLLEKNHASLPGMFANMESWRVALVLVALPGPLFALMLATIRMTGHIGSIGGGVAPLAKLDKMLPYLREHWRAIAYIYGAIFAYGLPLGASLTWLPVAMPRAFPSIDASSVGVQMGVALGIGSIIGLIVPAIGTKLIGGDADLKPFRMARAFLFVAAVPTLLLLFASQPWQIYATIGVQIACLLATGALMPGVLQQLSPPNLRSRLLSLLGICSAISGGLAPMLVGMMSGWFDGSRGLLTVMVIIGLPAWISAGVLISLARRPFMTTIGALRASS, from the coding sequence ATGACGAGTCCGGTCCTGTCCGAACCGCTGGCCATGAACAGGGAAAGTGCGGACGGCTGCCCGTCCGGCGCCGGGGAACGCGCGCCGGCTGCGTCCTGGTACGCGCTCGGCGTGCTGATCGCGACGACGCTCTTCGCTTTCGTCGACCGCCAGATCATCAACCTGGTCGCGCCATCGTTCCAGCGGGACCTGGGGATCACCGACCTCGAACTCGGCATCATCCAGGGGCTGGGGCTTGCCGCCTTCGCCAGCCTCGCCGCCTATCCGATCGGATGGCTTTCCGACCGCTACGGCCGGCGTCTCGTCCTCGGATGCTGCATCATGGTCTGGTCGATCTCGACCGCCGCCTGCGCGTTTCAGACGAACTTCACGGGCATCTTCGCCGCGACCGCGGGCATTGCGATCGGCGAGGCGGCGCTGACGCCCGTGATCTTCTCGATGCTGCCCGACCTATTTCCCGAGCGTCAGCGCAACACCGCCAATTTCATCTTCTTCGCAGTTGCGCTGCTCGGCGTCGCGATCGGCCTCGGCCTCGGCGGCGTCACGCTCGACCTGCTGGAAAAGAACCACGCCTCGCTGCCGGGCATGTTCGCGAATATGGAAAGCTGGCGGGTCGCGCTTGTCCTCGTCGCCCTGCCGGGACCGCTCTTCGCCCTGATGCTGGCGACGATCCGGATGACCGGCCATATCGGCTCGATCGGCGGCGGCGTGGCGCCCTTGGCAAAACTCGACAAGATGCTGCCCTATCTTCGCGAGCATTGGCGCGCGATCGCCTATATCTATGGTGCGATCTTCGCCTACGGCCTGCCGCTCGGCGCATCGCTGACCTGGCTGCCGGTCGCGATGCCGCGCGCCTTTCCCTCGATCGATGCCTCGTCGGTCGGCGTGCAGATGGGCGTCGCGCTCGGCATCGGCTCAATCATCGGCCTGATCGTCCCGGCCATAGGGACCAAGCTGATCGGTGGCGATGCCGACCTCAAGCCGTTCCGCATGGCTCGGGCCTTCCTCTTTGTCGCCGCCGTTCCGACGCTACTCCTTCTGTTCGCATCGCAACCTTGGCAGATCTATGCGACGATCGGCGTCCAGATCGCCTGCCTGCTCGCGACCGGCGCGTTGATGCCCGGCGTGCTGCAGCAATTGTCGCCTCCGAACCTGCGATCGCGGCTGCTGTCGCTGCTCGGCATCTGCAGCGCGATTTCGGGGGGCCTCGCGCCGATGCTGGTCGGCATGATGTCGGGATGGTTCGACGGCAGCCGCGGGCTGCTGACCGTGATGGTCATCATCGGCCTGCCCGCGTGGATCTCCGCCGGGGTCCTGATATCGCTCGCACGCCGGCCGTTCATGACCACGATCGGCGCGCTGCGCGCATCCAGCTGA
- a CDS encoding TetR/AcrR family transcriptional regulator, which translates to MAGRTPKNSVEDWIAAGQRMLVDDGIAGLKVDRLASRLGVSRGGFYHHFGDRDDFLDRLIVHWEATCRFLPDALPPAKPGQAAAWLDATIDRLIEADGYDYHFDLAMREWARTDKRVAWAVERADRERLETLGKFFEAIGYQGEHAATRARIFYYHQIGYYAIGVRQNIAERRKNARLYMDILCGEDALLAARSAPPGRARAA; encoded by the coding sequence ATGGCCGGACGCACGCCGAAGAATAGCGTGGAAGACTGGATCGCCGCCGGACAGCGCATGCTGGTCGACGACGGCATCGCCGGCCTGAAAGTCGACCGGCTGGCGAGCCGCCTCGGAGTGTCGCGAGGTGGCTTCTACCATCATTTCGGCGACCGGGACGACTTTCTCGACCGGTTGATTGTCCATTGGGAGGCGACATGCCGCTTTCTCCCCGACGCACTGCCGCCCGCAAAACCGGGGCAGGCGGCCGCGTGGCTGGATGCGACCATCGATCGGCTGATCGAAGCCGACGGCTATGATTATCATTTCGACCTCGCGATGCGCGAATGGGCCCGCACCGACAAGCGCGTGGCCTGGGCGGTCGAGCGCGCCGATCGCGAGCGGCTCGAAACGCTGGGGAAATTCTTCGAAGCGATCGGATATCAGGGAGAACATGCCGCGACCCGCGCGCGTATCTTCTACTACCATCAGATCGGCTACTACGCGATCGGTGTCCGGCAGAATATCGCCGAGCGGCGCAAGAATGCCCGTCTGTATATGGATATATTGTGCGGCGAGGACGCTCTTCTGGCAGCCCGATCGGCACCGCCGGGCCGCGCCCGCGCAGCCTGA
- a CDS encoding prolyl oligopeptidase family serine peptidase, which produces MSVTEVIGGVSVRDPFRWLEDDADAAVVEWQREKNARTVAELAASPHAAAVAKAVRSTFEDIIMCTAPERFGDNWFRTVLPPGGTHVVLAVSSSPAGEGRVLVDPQDVGANATITLKFPSPDGSLVLVAIVNDGVHSYRIVDVASGKTVRDDFSQFSNIGFSAWAPDNSGFLLTTMAVTVADDGQAVARTQIWWQPIEGEAEQQVIALDHLTAFPEISADGRWATIRTSQVAPCPRWLRKLDGGEWTPFLSAETAMYKGAIVGDEYWAITDDVSGWCRLVAIPLDGFQDRSTWREILPAREHHKLFSLSPCGDFVALSIIESGIMQLKSLDRNGTDRGNVALPGDGAFGLFGLGYIMGIAMPIVAPDGNGCTFVHSGFDRSPGVYRADLATLAVEEIEPPKHSLPDREVMRLSAEGPNGDISYWLMRKASTPLDGSAPLIVMGYGGFNAPEIPHYTTMAAAWTELGGIWVHSQLRGGGDRDTAFWEAGRMHRKQGTFDDLYAVIEDIHARGFAVPERTGIWGTSNGGLLVGAAVSQRPDLFGAAVAQVPILDLMQIRKDPATLGIAMADYGNPEDPADAPVMYAYSPYHNVRPGTAYPALLCDAGADDTVCPPWHSRKMVAAIEDASVSGRRTALRVRDGAGHNQMTSELLIQRDIEELTFFHDELARAKVAG; this is translated from the coding sequence ATGTCCGTTACCGAAGTGATTGGCGGCGTCAGCGTTCGCGACCCTTTCCGCTGGCTGGAAGACGATGCCGATGCTGCGGTCGTCGAGTGGCAACGCGAAAAGAACGCCCGGACGGTCGCAGAACTCGCCGCCTCGCCCCATGCTGCAGCCGTCGCCAAAGCGGTGCGTTCGACCTTTGAAGATATCATCATGTGCACCGCGCCCGAGCGTTTCGGCGACAACTGGTTCCGCACCGTCCTGCCGCCCGGCGGCACGCACGTCGTCCTTGCCGTGTCGTCGAGCCCGGCAGGCGAAGGACGCGTCCTCGTCGACCCGCAGGATGTCGGCGCCAATGCGACGATCACGCTCAAATTCCCGTCGCCCGACGGCTCGCTCGTCCTCGTTGCGATCGTCAACGACGGTGTCCACAGCTATCGCATCGTCGACGTCGCCAGCGGCAAGACGGTGCGCGATGATTTCAGCCAGTTCAGCAATATCGGCTTCAGCGCTTGGGCGCCCGACAACAGCGGCTTCCTCCTCACCACGATGGCCGTCACCGTCGCCGACGACGGCCAGGCGGTCGCCCGCACCCAGATCTGGTGGCAGCCGATCGAAGGGGAAGCCGAACAGCAGGTAATCGCACTCGACCATCTCACCGCCTTTCCGGAAATTTCGGCCGATGGGCGATGGGCAACGATCCGGACGAGCCAAGTCGCGCCCTGCCCCCGCTGGCTTCGCAAATTGGACGGCGGCGAATGGACCCCGTTCCTCTCGGCCGAGACTGCGATGTACAAGGGTGCGATCGTCGGCGACGAATATTGGGCGATCACCGACGATGTCTCGGGATGGTGCCGGCTCGTCGCGATCCCGCTGGACGGTTTTCAGGATCGGTCGACATGGCGCGAAATCCTGCCCGCTCGCGAACATCACAAGCTGTTCTCACTGTCGCCCTGCGGCGATTTCGTTGCGCTCTCGATCATCGAATCCGGGATCATGCAATTGAAGTCGCTCGACCGGAACGGCACCGATCGCGGCAATGTCGCGCTTCCGGGCGACGGGGCGTTCGGGCTGTTCGGCCTTGGCTATATTATGGGAATAGCGATGCCGATCGTCGCGCCCGACGGCAACGGCTGCACCTTCGTCCACAGCGGCTTCGATCGCAGCCCCGGCGTCTATCGCGCCGACCTTGCCACGCTGGCGGTCGAGGAGATCGAGCCGCCGAAGCACAGCCTGCCCGATCGCGAGGTCATGCGTTTGTCCGCCGAGGGTCCGAACGGCGACATATCCTATTGGCTGATGCGCAAGGCTTCGACGCCGCTCGACGGCTCGGCGCCCCTCATCGTGATGGGCTATGGCGGGTTCAACGCCCCTGAGATCCCGCACTATACCACGATGGCCGCCGCCTGGACCGAACTCGGCGGCATCTGGGTGCATAGCCAACTGCGCGGCGGCGGCGACCGCGACACGGCCTTCTGGGAAGCCGGGCGCATGCACCGCAAACAGGGAACGTTCGACGATCTGTATGCCGTGATCGAGGATATCCATGCGCGCGGCTTTGCAGTGCCCGAGCGGACGGGCATCTGGGGAACCTCGAACGGCGGGCTGCTCGTCGGCGCCGCCGTGTCGCAGCGCCCCGACCTGTTCGGCGCTGCCGTCGCGCAGGTTCCGATCCTCGACCTGATGCAGATCCGCAAGGATCCCGCCACGCTGGGCATCGCGATGGCCGATTATGGCAATCCCGAAGACCCCGCCGACGCGCCGGTCATGTATGCCTATTCGCCCTATCATAATGTGAGGCCGGGCACCGCTTACCCCGCCCTGCTGTGCGACGCCGGCGCCGACGACACCGTCTGCCCGCCCTGGCACAGCCGCAAGATGGTCGCCGCGATCGAGGATGCCAGCGTTTCCGGGCGACGCACCGCGCTGCGCGTACGCGACGGGGCCGGTCATAACCAGATGACCAGCGAACTCCTCATCCAGCGCGACATCGAAGAACTGACCTTTTTCCATGACGAACTCGCGCGGGCCAAAGTGGCAGGTTAG